Proteins encoded by one window of Massilia sp. NR 4-1:
- the hemH gene encoding ferrochelatase, whose translation MSFAKEPPFAHGSTSRSAIVLVNLGTPDAPTRGALRRYLREFLWDPRVVEIPRALWWLILNGAILPFRSGQSAHKYASIWTREGSPLKVHTQAQARLLKEALAERGHSELTVAMAMRYGSPALPEVLAKLKAEGCERIAILPAYPQYSGTTTASIYDAVFAHYKHIRNVPELRLVRNYHEHEGYIGALAESVEAHWEQHGRPDKLVMSFHGLPKRTLLLGDPYHCECMKTARLLAARLKLGADDYVVTFQSRFGKAEWLQPYTAPTVQALARQGARRLDVICPGFTSDCLETLEEIAMEVRADFEAAGGQEFHYIPCLNEAPAWIAALAEIAEQHIIGWPTMQTAAQRELHKKAAEASRAAALQLGAEA comes from the coding sequence ATGTCTTTCGCTAAAGAGCCACCTTTTGCCCACGGCAGCACTTCTCGCAGCGCTATCGTTCTCGTCAATCTCGGGACGCCGGATGCGCCGACCAGGGGCGCGCTGCGCCGCTATCTGCGCGAGTTTTTGTGGGATCCGCGCGTGGTGGAGATTCCGCGCGCACTCTGGTGGCTGATCCTGAACGGGGCGATCCTGCCTTTCCGTTCGGGCCAGTCGGCGCACAAGTATGCGTCGATCTGGACGCGCGAGGGTTCGCCGCTGAAAGTCCATACCCAGGCCCAGGCGCGTCTTTTAAAAGAGGCGCTCGCCGAACGCGGCCACAGCGAGCTGACGGTGGCCATGGCCATGCGCTACGGCTCGCCTGCGCTGCCCGAGGTGCTGGCCAAGCTCAAGGCCGAGGGCTGCGAGCGCATCGCCATCCTGCCGGCCTATCCGCAGTATTCGGGCACGACCACGGCCTCCATCTATGACGCGGTGTTTGCCCACTATAAGCACATCCGCAACGTGCCGGAACTGCGCCTGGTGCGCAATTATCACGAGCATGAAGGCTATATCGGCGCCCTGGCCGAATCGGTCGAGGCGCATTGGGAGCAGCATGGCCGCCCCGACAAGCTGGTGATGAGCTTCCACGGCCTGCCCAAGCGCACCCTGCTGCTGGGCGACCCCTACCATTGCGAGTGCATGAAGACGGCGCGCCTGCTGGCCGCCCGCCTCAAGCTGGGCGCCGACGATTACGTGGTCACTTTCCAGTCCCGTTTCGGCAAGGCCGAGTGGCTGCAGCCGTATACGGCGCCGACGGTGCAGGCGCTGGCGCGCCAGGGCGCGCGCCGCCTTGATGTGATCTGTCCCGGCTTCACCAGCGATTGCCTGGAAACGCTGGAAGAGATCGCCATGGAGGTGCGCGCCGACTTCGAGGCGGCCGGCGGCCAGGAATTCCACTACATCCCCTGCCTGAACGAAGCGCCGGCCTGGATTGCCGCCCTGGCCGAAATTGCCGAGCAGCACATTATCGGCTGGCCGACGATGCAGACGGCGGCCCAGCGCGAGCTGCACAAAAAAGCGGCGGAAGCCTCGCGCGCCGCCGCCCTGCAACTGGGCGCCGAGGCCTGA
- the grpE gene encoding nucleotide exchange factor GrpE, protein MQDQENQAVPNQEAEPVQAQPAAPAEPAVPSLEEQLASAEARIAEMQDAFMRAKAEADNIRRRAQEDVAKAHKFAVESFAEAMVPVKDSLEMALKVEAPTLESLKEGVEMTLKQLNSAFEKNRLIEIMPAQGEKLDPNRHQAVAVVPADQEANTVVAVLQKGYMIADRLLRPAIVTAAQPK, encoded by the coding sequence ATGCAAGATCAGGAAAATCAGGCCGTGCCTAATCAAGAGGCGGAGCCGGTGCAGGCCCAGCCGGCGGCACCAGCTGAACCTGCCGTTCCAAGTCTGGAAGAGCAACTGGCCAGTGCCGAAGCGCGCATCGCCGAGATGCAGGACGCCTTCATGCGCGCCAAGGCCGAGGCCGACAATATCCGCCGCCGCGCCCAGGAAGATGTGGCGAAAGCGCATAAATTCGCCGTTGAAAGCTTTGCCGAAGCCATGGTGCCGGTCAAGGACAGCCTGGAAATGGCCCTGAAAGTCGAGGCGCCGACCCTGGAATCGCTGAAAGAAGGCGTGGAAATGACGCTGAAACAGCTCAATTCCGCCTTCGAAAAGAACCGTTTGATCGAAATCATGCCGGCCCAGGGCGAAAAACTCGACCCGAACCGCCACCAGGCCGTGGCCGTCGTGCCGGCCGATCAGGAAGCCAATACCGTTGTTGCTGTATTGCAAAAAGGTTATATGATTGCCGACCGCTTGCTGCGTCCGGCCATCGTCACGGCCGCTCAGCCGAAATAA
- the dnaK gene encoding molecular chaperone DnaK, with the protein MGKIIGIDLGTTNSCVSIMENGTPKVIENAEGARTTPSIIAYQEDGEILVGAPAKRQAVTNPKNTLFAVKRLIGRKFEEKEVQKDISLMPYEIAKADNGDAWIGVRDKKLAPPQISAEVLRKMKKTAEDYLGEEVTEAVITVPAYFNDSQRQATKDAGRIAGLDVKRIINEPTAAALAFGLDKTDKGDRKIAVYDLGGGTFDVSIIEIADVDGEKQFEVLSTNGDTFLGGEDFDQRVIDYIIDEFKKINGLDLKKDPIALQRIKASAERAKIELSSSAQTEINEPYIAMANGAPVHLNLKMTRAKLESLVEELIAKTIEPCRTAIKDAGVKVSDIDDIILVGGMTRMPKVQEKVKEFFGKDPRKDVNPDEAVAVGAAIQGAVLSGERKDLLLLDVTPLSLGIETLGGVMTKMIHKNTTIPTKFSQVFSTADDNQPAVTIKVYQGEREIAAGNKALGEFNLEGIPPAARGTPQIEVTFDIDANGILHVGAKDKATGKENKITIKANSGLSEDEIQKMVKDAELNAEEDKKLKELAESRNQADALVHSTRKSLTEYGDKLEGGEKEKIEAAITELEASLKTGDKAEIDAKVAALSTASQKLGEKMYADMQAQQAAAGGAEGAQQQQAGGAEAKPQQDDVVDADFKEVKDSK; encoded by the coding sequence ATGGGCAAAATCATCGGTATTGACCTGGGGACCACCAACTCCTGCGTTTCCATCATGGAAAACGGCACCCCGAAAGTGATCGAGAACGCCGAAGGCGCGCGTACCACGCCGTCGATCATTGCATATCAGGAAGACGGTGAAATCCTGGTCGGCGCGCCAGCCAAACGCCAGGCCGTCACCAATCCAAAGAACACCCTGTTCGCGGTGAAGCGCCTGATCGGCCGCAAGTTCGAAGAAAAAGAAGTGCAGAAGGACATCTCCCTGATGCCTTACGAGATCGCCAAGGCCGACAACGGCGACGCCTGGATCGGCGTGCGCGACAAGAAACTGGCCCCACCGCAGATTTCGGCGGAAGTGCTGCGCAAAATGAAGAAAACGGCAGAAGACTACCTCGGTGAAGAAGTCACCGAAGCCGTGATCACCGTGCCAGCCTACTTCAACGACTCGCAGCGCCAGGCGACCAAGGACGCCGGCCGCATCGCCGGTCTGGACGTGAAGCGCATCATCAACGAACCAACCGCGGCGGCCCTGGCTTTCGGCCTGGACAAGACCGACAAGGGCGACCGCAAGATCGCCGTGTATGACCTGGGCGGCGGCACCTTCGACGTGTCCATCATCGAGATCGCCGACGTGGACGGCGAGAAGCAGTTCGAAGTGCTGTCGACCAACGGCGACACCTTCCTCGGCGGCGAAGACTTCGACCAGCGCGTGATCGACTACATCATCGACGAGTTCAAGAAGATCAACGGCCTGGACCTGAAGAAAGACCCGATCGCCCTGCAGCGCATCAAGGCTTCGGCCGAGCGCGCGAAGATCGAGCTGTCCTCGTCCGCCCAGACCGAGATCAACGAGCCGTACATCGCCATGGCCAACGGCGCGCCGGTCCACCTGAACCTGAAGATGACCCGCGCCAAGCTGGAGTCCCTGGTTGAGGAACTGATCGCCAAGACCATCGAGCCATGCCGCACCGCCATCAAGGACGCCGGCGTGAAAGTGTCCGACATCGACGACATCATCCTGGTCGGCGGCATGACCCGTATGCCGAAGGTGCAGGAAAAGGTCAAAGAATTCTTCGGCAAGGATCCACGCAAGGACGTGAACCCTGACGAAGCCGTGGCCGTGGGCGCCGCGATCCAGGGCGCCGTGCTGTCGGGCGAGCGCAAGGACCTGCTGCTGCTGGACGTGACCCCGCTGTCGCTGGGCATCGAGACCCTGGGCGGCGTGATGACCAAGATGATCCACAAGAACACCACGATTCCTACCAAGTTCTCGCAAGTGTTCTCCACCGCCGACGACAACCAGCCGGCCGTGACCATCAAGGTGTATCAGGGCGAGCGTGAAATCGCCGCCGGCAACAAGGCCCTGGGCGAATTCAATCTGGAAGGCATCCCGCCGGCAGCGCGCGGCACGCCGCAGATCGAAGTGACCTTCGACATCGACGCCAACGGCATCCTGCACGTGGGCGCGAAAGACAAGGCCACCGGCAAGGAAAACAAGATCACCATCAAGGCCAACTCCGGCCTGTCGGAAGACGAAATCCAGAAAATGGTGAAGGATGCCGAGCTGAACGCCGAAGAAGACAAGAAGCTCAAGGAGCTGGCCGAATCGCGCAACCAGGCCGACGCGCTGGTGCACTCGACCCGCAAATCGCTGACCGAATACGGCGACAAGCTGGAAGGCGGCGAGAAAGAGAAGATCGAAGCGGCCATCACCGAGCTGGAAGCGTCGCTGAAAACCGGCGACAAGGCCGAGATCGACGCCAAGGTGGCCGCCCTGTCGACCGCTTCGCAGAAGCTGGGCGAGAAAATGTACGCTGACATGCAGGCGCAGCAAGCTGCCGCCGGCGGCGCGGAAGGTGCCCAGCAGCAGCAAGCTGGCGGCGCCGAAGCCAAGCCACAGCAGGACGACGTGGTCGACGCCGACTTCAAGGAAGTCAAAGACAGCAAGTAA
- the dnaJ gene encoding molecular chaperone DnaJ, which yields MAKRDFYEILGVAKNSSEDEIKKAYRKLAMKYHPDRNPDNKEAEEKFKEVKEAYEMLTNPEKREAYDRYGHAGVDPNMGGGGGGFGAGGFGDAFGDIFGDIFGGGGRRSSGPQVYRGADLRYNLEITLEQAAHGFDTTIRVPSWDKCDTCHGSGAKPGTSPTTCGTCGGHGQVRMQQGFFSIQQTCPKCHGTGKIIPEPCPSCAGAGRIKRNKTLEVKIPVGIDNGMRIRSTGNGEPGTNGGPPGDLYVEIHIKAHPVFQREGDDLHCEMPISFAKAALGGEIEVPTLDGKVSFTVPEGTQSGKTFRLKGKGIKGVRSGYPGDLFCHVAVETPVKLTDKQKELLREFDRSTVEGGSKHSPQTKTWKDKVKDFFE from the coding sequence ATGGCAAAGCGTGATTTTTACGAGATCCTCGGGGTCGCCAAGAATTCGTCGGAAGACGAAATCAAGAAAGCCTATCGCAAGCTCGCGATGAAATATCATCCGGACCGCAACCCGGACAATAAAGAGGCGGAAGAGAAGTTCAAAGAGGTCAAGGAAGCCTACGAGATGCTGACCAATCCGGAGAAGCGCGAGGCCTATGACCGCTATGGTCATGCCGGCGTGGACCCGAATATGGGCGGCGGTGGCGGCGGCTTTGGCGCCGGCGGTTTCGGCGACGCCTTTGGCGATATCTTCGGCGACATTTTCGGCGGCGGCGGCCGCCGCAGCTCCGGCCCGCAGGTGTATCGCGGCGCCGATCTGCGCTACAACCTGGAAATCACGCTGGAACAGGCGGCGCACGGCTTCGACACCACGATCCGCGTACCGTCCTGGGACAAGTGCGACACCTGCCACGGTTCCGGCGCCAAGCCGGGCACCTCGCCCACCACCTGCGGCACCTGCGGCGGCCACGGCCAGGTACGCATGCAGCAGGGCTTCTTCAGCATCCAGCAGACCTGTCCGAAATGCCATGGCACCGGCAAGATCATTCCCGAGCCATGCCCATCCTGCGCCGGCGCGGGCCGCATCAAGCGCAACAAGACGCTGGAAGTGAAGATCCCGGTCGGCATCGACAACGGCATGCGCATCCGCTCCACCGGCAACGGCGAGCCTGGCACCAACGGCGGTCCACCGGGCGACCTGTATGTGGAAATCCACATCAAGGCGCACCCGGTGTTCCAGCGCGAAGGCGACGACCTGCATTGCGAAATGCCGATCTCTTTCGCCAAGGCGGCCCTGGGCGGCGAGATCGAAGTGCCGACCCTGGATGGCAAGGTCTCCTTCACCGTGCCGGAAGGCACCCAGTCGGGCAAGACCTTCCGCCTGAAAGGCAAGGGCATCAAGGGCGTGCGTTCCGGTTATCCGGGCGACCTGTTCTGCCACGTGGCCGTGGAAACCCCGGTCAAGCTGACGGACAAACAAAAAGAGCTGCTGCGCGAATTCGACCGTTCCACGGTGGAAGGCGGTTCCAAGCACAGCCCGCAGACCAAGACCTGGAAAGACAAGGTCAAGGACTTTTTCGAGTAA
- the can gene encoding carbonate dehydratase — MSEAIKSPAALQELLNNNRRWADSMVARDPEFFKRLAQQASPEYLWIGCSDSRVPANELLGLAPGDVFVHRNIANVVVHSDLNCLSVLQFAIDVLKVKHVMIVGHYGCKGVHAALTGGRVGLADNWLRHVQDVAQKHERYLGDVLETNKRSERLCELNVVEQVVNVCQTTIVQDAWDRGQELSVHGWVYGLKDGHLHDLEMTVSGPTDLAARVRNRLAHYEVPGA; from the coding sequence ATGAGCGAAGCAATCAAGAGCCCTGCAGCCCTGCAGGAACTGCTCAACAACAACCGCCGCTGGGCCGACTCGATGGTCGCCCGCGATCCCGAATTCTTCAAGCGCCTGGCGCAGCAAGCCTCCCCGGAATATCTGTGGATTGGCTGCTCCGACAGCCGCGTGCCGGCGAACGAACTGCTGGGCCTTGCGCCGGGCGACGTCTTCGTTCACCGCAATATCGCCAACGTGGTGGTGCACTCGGACCTGAACTGCCTGTCCGTGCTGCAGTTTGCCATCGACGTGCTGAAGGTGAAGCATGTGATGATCGTCGGCCACTACGGCTGCAAAGGCGTGCACGCCGCCCTGACCGGCGGCCGCGTGGGCCTGGCCGACAACTGGCTGCGCCATGTGCAGGACGTGGCGCAGAAACACGAGCGCTACCTGGGCGACGTGCTGGAAACGAACAAGCGCAGCGAGCGCCTGTGCGAACTGAACGTGGTGGAGCAGGTGGTGAACGTGTGCCAGACCACCATCGTGCAGGACGCCTGGGACCGCGGCCAGGAACTGAGCGTGCATGGCTGGGTGTATGGCCTGAAGGACGGCCATCTGCACGATCTGGAAATGACCGTGAGCGGCCCGACCGACCTGGCGGCCCGCGTGCGCAATCGTCTGGCGCATTATGAGGTGCCTGGCGCCTGA
- a CDS encoding putative DNA modification/repair radical SAM protein — MELTDKLEILADAAKYDASCASSAAPKRSSEGKDGIGATNGMGICHSYTPDGRCVSLLKILLTNFCIYDCQYCVNRRTSNVPRARFSVQEVVKLTVDFYLRNYIEGLFLSSGIIQSADYTMEQLVAIARELREVHQFRGYIHLKTIPDADPALIEAAGRYADRLSVNIELPTQSSIERLAPEKSVHTIKLAMGAIRLKLDEKADEPKAPRFAPAGQSTQMIVGADASDDQRILSTAETLYGSYKLKRVYYSAFSPIPHSPKSVPLAPPPLLREHRLYQADFLLRGYGFQVSELLPQSGNLALDIDPKLAWALANRQHFPLDLNRADLAMIARVPGIGLLNAKRIVELRRMRRVRYADLSRLRCSMKKVAPFVITADYTPARDTTPSETLRRAMAERQQQLALWPELQAA; from the coding sequence ATGGAGTTGACAGACAAACTAGAGATTCTGGCCGATGCGGCCAAATACGACGCATCCTGCGCCAGCAGCGCCGCGCCCAAGCGCTCGTCCGAAGGCAAGGATGGCATCGGTGCCACCAATGGCATGGGCATCTGCCACAGCTACACGCCGGACGGCCGCTGCGTGTCCCTGCTGAAAATCCTGCTCACCAATTTCTGCATCTACGATTGCCAGTACTGCGTCAACCGGCGCACCTCGAACGTGCCGCGCGCCCGCTTCAGCGTGCAGGAAGTGGTCAAGCTGACCGTCGATTTTTACCTGCGCAATTACATCGAGGGACTGTTCCTCAGCTCCGGCATCATCCAGTCGGCCGACTATACGATGGAACAGCTGGTGGCGATCGCGCGCGAACTGCGCGAAGTGCACCAGTTCCGCGGCTATATCCACCTGAAGACGATTCCCGACGCCGATCCCGCCCTGATCGAGGCGGCGGGCCGCTACGCCGACCGGCTCAGTGTGAATATCGAATTGCCGACCCAGAGCAGCATCGAGCGTCTGGCGCCGGAAAAGAGCGTGCACACCATCAAGCTGGCAATGGGCGCCATCCGCCTCAAGCTGGACGAAAAAGCGGATGAGCCGAAAGCGCCGCGCTTCGCCCCGGCCGGACAAAGCACGCAGATGATCGTCGGCGCCGACGCCAGCGACGACCAGCGCATTCTGAGCACGGCCGAAACCCTGTACGGCAGTTATAAACTCAAGCGCGTCTATTATTCGGCTTTCAGTCCCATCCCGCACAGTCCCAAAAGCGTGCCGCTGGCGCCGCCCCCGCTGCTGCGCGAACACCGGCTGTACCAGGCCGACTTTCTGCTGCGTGGCTATGGCTTCCAGGTCAGCGAGCTGCTGCCGCAGTCGGGCAATCTGGCGCTCGATATCGACCCCAAGCTGGCCTGGGCGCTGGCCAACCGCCAGCACTTCCCGCTCGACCTGAACCGCGCCGACCTGGCGATGATCGCGCGCGTGCCGGGCATCGGCCTGCTCAACGCCAAACGCATTGTGGAGCTGCGCCGCATGCGGCGCGTGCGCTATGCCGACCTGTCGCGCCTGCGCTGCAGCATGAAGAAGGTCGCACCCTTCGTCATCACCGCCGACTACACGCCCGCGCGCGACACCACGCCTTCCGAGACCTTGCGCCGCGCCATGGCGGAGCGCCAGCAGCAGCTCGCGCTCTGGCCGGAATTGCAGGCGGCATGA